A portion of the Juglans microcarpa x Juglans regia isolate MS1-56 chromosome 1D, Jm3101_v1.0, whole genome shotgun sequence genome contains these proteins:
- the LOC121264596 gene encoding 40S ribosomal protein S23 has translation MGKTRGMGAGRKLKSHRRRQRWADKSYKKSHLGNEWKKPFAGSSHAKGIVLEKIGIEAKQPNSAIRKCARVQLIKNGKKIAAFVPNDGCLNYIEENDEVLIAGFGRKGHAVGDIPGVRFKVVKVSGVSLLALFKEKKEKPRS, from the exons ATGGG GAAGACTCGTGGAATGGGAGCTGGTCGTAAGCTCAAATCCCATCGTAGAAGGCAGAGGTGGGCTGACAAGTCATATAAGAAGTCCCACCTGGGAAATGAGTGGAAAAAACCATTTGCTGGATCATCCCATGCAAAAGGCATTGTCCTAGAAAagat TGGCATTGAGGCTAAGCAGCCAAACTCTGCTATCAGAAAATGTGCTCGTGTTCAGCTGATCAAGAATGGAAAAAAGATCGCAGCTTTTGTACCTAATGATGGTTGCTTGAACTACATTGAGGAGAAT GATGAGGTATTGATTGCTGGATTTGGGCGAAAGGGACATGCTGTGGGAGATATCCCTGGAGTTAGATTCAAGGTTGTGAAGGTATCTGGTGTGTCTCTGCTGGCTCTCTTcaaggagaaaaaggaaaagccaAGGTCATAG
- the LOC121264508 gene encoding pentatricopeptide repeat-containing protein At2g16880, which translates to MDTHSPPKPQLIQPQLLQTIAQILTSSNAPLHSLTPYLPHLTQPILLSLLSSKTLASRPYTLLSFFRFLQSHSPSLTASPNCLLSILPSLFSHSKFSDAKSLLVSFIASDRQHQLHRLILHPSPEVPKPCRALLDTSIGAYVQLKQPHLAAQIFKKMKRLRLPPKLLTCNTLLNALVRHPSSYSIALCKEVFNDAVKLGVKPNTNSFNILIYGYCLENKFGEALDLVNKMGDFGCSPDNVTYNTILDAFCKKGRLKEARDLLLDMKNRGLLPNRNTYNILVCGYCKLGWLKDAAKIMELMTQDKWLPDVWTYNMLIWGLCKEGKIEEALRLRDEMENLKLLPDAVTYNTLIDGCFEWQSSSDAFNLIEEMGERGVKPNTVTHNIMVKWFYKEGKMDEASDAVKKMEESGFSPNCVTYNTLINGYCKAGNMEKAFRMMDEMGRKGLKMDVVTLNTILHTLCGEKKLDQAYKLLTGASKRGYILDEVSYGTLMMGYFKDEKPSKALEVWDSLKKKGILPSIITYNTIIGGLCRFGKTDQAIDKLNELLESGFVPDETTYNTIIHGYCREGDIEKAFQFHNKMVDNSFKPDVITCNILLHGLCREGMLEKALKLFNTWISKGKFIDAVTYNTLISSLCKEGRFEDAFDLLAEMEEKKLGPDRYTYNAILGALTDAGRIKEAEEFMSKMVENETLHDQPSQMPEEDVVTHESLEESDSSSIAYSEQISELCTQGKYKDAMRFYEESTQKGVTLNKSTLFNLMDGLIKRRKSISKAARM; encoded by the coding sequence ATGGATACCCACTCACCTCCAAAGCCTCAATTAATCCAACCGCAACTCCTTCAAACCATAGCCCAAATCCTGACCTCCTCGAATGCCCCACTCCATTCACTGACCCCTTACCTTCCCCACCTGACCCAACCCATCCTCCTTTCCCTGCTTTCCTCAAAAACTCTAGCCTCCCGTCCTTACACCCTCCTCTCCTTCTTCAGGTTTCTCCAATCCCACTCTCCCTCGCTCACCGCCTCCCCTAATTGCCTCCTCTCTATCCTCCCCTCCCTCTTCTCCCACAGCAAATTCTCCGACGCCAAGTCCCTCCTTGTCTCCTTCATCGCCTCTGATCGCCAGCACCAGCTGCACCGCCTCATCCTCCACCCTAGTCCCGAGGTCCCCAAGCCCTGTAGAGCACTTCTAGACACTTCCATTGGTGCCTATGTGCAGTTGAAACAACCCCACCTCGCCGCACAGATTTTCAAGAAGATGAAGCGGCTTCGCCTCCCTCCCAAGTTACTCACCTGCAATACTCTCCTCAATGCCCTGGTAAGACACCCATCTTCTTATTCCATAGCCCTGTGCAAGGAAGTCTTTAACGATGCTGTTAAGTTGGGAGTGAAGCCAAATACAAacagttttaatattttgatatatgGCTATTGTTTGGAGAACAAGTTTGGAGAAGCTCTGGACTTGGTTAATAAGATGGGCGATTTTGGCTGTTCACCCGATAATGTGACTTACAATACGATTTTGGACGCGTTTTGTAAAAAGGGGAGGTTAAAGGAAGCGAGGGACTTGTTGCTGGATATGAAGAATAGAGGATTGTTGCCAAACAGGAACACGTATAACATATTGGTCTGTGGGTATTGTAAATTGGGGTGGTTGAAGGACGCTGCAAAGATTATGGAGTTGATGACGCAGGACAAATGGTTGCCAGATGTTTGGACTTATAATATGCTGATCTGGGGGTTGTGTAAAGAGGGTAAGATTGAAGAAGCTTTAAGGCTAAGAGACGAGATGGAGAATTTGAAGTTGTTGCCAGATGCGGTCACTTATAACACGTTGATCGATGGGTGTTTTGAGTGGCAGAGCAGTTCGGATGCATTTAACTTGATTGAGGAAATGGGTGAGAGGGGAGTGAAGCCGAATACAGTTACTCACAATATAATGGTTAAGTGGTTTTATAAGGAAGGGAAAATGGATGAAGCAAGTGATGCTGTGAAGAAGATGGAAGAAAGTGGGTTTTCTCCCAATTGTGTTACCTACAATACTTTGATAAATGGGTATTGTAAAGCAGGGAACATGGAGAAAGCGTTTAGAATGATGGATGAGATGGGTAGGAAAGGCTTGAAGATGGATGTTGTTACCCTTAATACTATTCTACACACTCTTTGTGGGGAGAAGAAGCTTGACCAAGCATACAAGTTGCTTACTGGTGCCAGTAAGCGTGGTTATATTCTTGATGAGGTAAGTTATGGAACTTTGATGATGGGATACTTTAAGGATGAAAAGCCAAGCAAAGCCTTGGAGGTCTGGGATTCACTGAAAAAGAAAGGGATCCTTCCCAGTATTATCACGTATAACACTATAATTGGAGGGCTATGCCGGTTTGGAAAAACTGATCAAGCAATAGACAAGTTGAATGAGCTTCTAGAGAGTGGTTTTGTCCCTGATGAAACTACGTACAACACAATTATACATGGTTATTGCCGGGAGGGTGACATTGAGAAAGCATTTCAgttccacaacaaaatggttgATAATTCATTTAAGCCGGATGTAATTACATGTAATATTCTTCTCCATGGACTTTGTAGAGAGGGAATGCTGGAAAAGGCTCTTAAGCTTTTCAACACGTGGATTTCGAAGGGGAAATTTATTGATGCAGTTACTTACAACACATTGATATCGAGCCTATGTAAAGAAGGGAGATTTGAGGATGCTTTTGATCTTCTCgcagaaatggaagagaagaaatTAGGGCCCGATCGGTATACATATAATGCCATCCTTGGTGCGCTTACAGATGCAGGTAGGATTAAAGAAGCAGAGGAGTTCATGTCAAAAATGGTTGAAAATGAAACTCTACATGATCAGCCCTCACAAATGCCCGAGGAAGATGTGGTAACTCACGAATCCTTAGAGGAATCTGATTCAAGTTCTATTGCTTATTCCGAACAGATCAGTGAGCTGTGTACTCAAGGGAAATACAAGGACGCAATGCGCTTTTATGAAGAATCAACTCAAAAAGGTGTCACCCTCAATAAATCAACCTTATTTAATTTGATGGATGGGCTGATCAAGAGGCGAAAGAGTATATCAAAGGCTGCTCGAATGTAG
- the LOC121264543 gene encoding uncharacterized protein LOC121264543: MDGSGDSKPASEVIELQPIEATPASFEEYGQVIEASPDGDEFGPQDAQLDLSRGVPRFYIMQLKNRRLKFSTITHHASVTQCLGSVGGHVWYLGIAKPSIVDGIEKDKDDTGRNILQSPCGHFYVPPAVEDVRVFRVAGTKFLKLNRGTWHAGPLFKDHTMAFYNLELSNTNVVDHTTHSFIRENGVVFSIND; encoded by the exons ATGGATGGCTCAGGTGACTCAAAGCCGGCGTCAGAGGTGATAGAACTGCAGCCAATCGAAGCCACTCCGGCGAGCTTCGAAGAGTACGGCCAAGTCATCGAGGCTTCCCCCGACGGCGACGAGTTCGGACCCCAAGATGCTCAACTAGACCTCAGTCGTGGCGTTCCCAG GTTTTACATTATGCAACTCAAAAACCGACGACTTAAGTTCTCTACAATCACGCATCACGCAAGTGTGACCCAATGCCTTGGTTCGGTTGGTGGTCATGTTTGGTATCTTGGAATTGCTAAGCCGTCCATTGTGGATGGCATTGAAAAAGACAAGGATGACACGGGCAGGAACATTCTGCAATCTCCTTGTGGTCATTTCTATGTGCCTCCTGCTGTCGAGGATGTCCGCGTTTTCAGAGTTGCGGGTACCAAATTTCTTAAGCTGAACCGAGGGACATGGCATGCTGGGCCGCTGTTTAAGGATCATACAATGGCCTTTTACAATTTAGAGTTGAGCAACACCAAT GTGGTTGATCACACAACACACAGCTTCATCCGCGAAAACGGAGTGGTCTTTTCCATCAATGACTAG